GAACCCCGCCCGCGCCGGCTGACGTACGCCGCCGCGCTCGTCGCCCTGGAGGGGCTGACGCTGGTCGTCGGCGGGGTGTGGATGCTCGCCCTGGGGATCGGCGGCGATCCGGACGACCGTCAGCAGGCCGTCACCGGCGGAGTCACGCTGCTCGTGCTCGCGCTGCTGCCGCTGCTCGCCGCCCGAGGGCTGCTGGGTCTGCGCGGCTGGAGCCGGGGACCCGCCGTCATCACCCAGATCATGGCGCTGCCGGTGGCCTACAACCTGCTGCGGGCCGACAGCATGGCGATCCCGGCGGGCATCGCGCTCGCGGCCGTCGCCGTCGCGTCGCTCGTCCTGCTCGTCAACGGCGAGACGACCCGGGCCCTCGGGATCCGGGGGCCGGGCCGCGCATCGGAGTAGCTGCCGCTCCGCTGCCGCTCCGCTGCCGCTCCGCTGTACCGCTATTCCTCGACGAGCAGTTTCTCCCGCAGCTGGGCCAGTGTGCGGGCCAGCAGGCGCGAGACGTGCATCTGCGAGATGCCGACCTCCTGCGCGATCTGCGACTGGGTCATGTTGCCGAAGAAGCGCAGCAGCAGGATCCGCTTCTCGCGTGGCGGGAGGTCCTCCAGGAGCGGCTTGAGGGACTCCCGGTACTCGACCCCCTCCAGAGCCTCGTCCTCCGCGCCGAGGGTGTCCGCGACCGCCGGTGACTCGTCGTCGGTGTCGGGCACGTCCAGCGAGAGGGTGGAGTACGCGTTGGCGGACTCCAGGCCCTCCAGGACCTCCTCCTCCGAGATCGCCAGCTTCTCGGCGAGCTCGTGGACCGTGGGGGAGCGGCCGTGCTGCTGCGACAGCTCGGCCGTCGCCGTGGTCAGCGCCAGGCGCAGCTCCTGGAGCCGGCGCGGCACCCGTACCGCCCAGCCCTTGTCACGGAAGTGCCGCTTGATCTCGCCGACGACCGTCGGGGTCGCGTACGTGGAGAACTCCACACCGCGCTCCGGGTCGAAGCGGTCGACCGACTTGATCAGGCCGATGGTGGCGACCTGGGTGAGGTCGTCCAGCGGCTCGCCTCGGTTGCGGAAGCGCCGCGCGAGGTGCTCGACGAGCGGCAGATGCATGCGGACCAGCTGGTTGCGCATCTCCGCGTACTCGGCACTGCTGTTCTCGAGCTTGCGCAGCTCGATGAACATCGCCCGTGCGCCGCTGCGGTCCCCCGGCGCGGGGGGTACCGGCACGGGGGTGGCCGGCACAGGGGCGGCCGGTGGTTCGTGCTGCGTGCCCGGCACGCTCTGTTCGCCGTCTCGCTGGTGCTCGCTCATTGTCCCGCCCGTCGCCCTCTGTCGAGCCCTCGCCTCTGCTCGGCCCGGGGGCGAGCCCCCGATCCGCCTCTCCCGAGGCGAGCCCTGCACGGCACCTTCCGGCAGACCCGCCTGCGCGGAGACCGAGTCGTCCTCCGGATGCGGCCGGGCCTGCTCGGGAATGCCGTCGATGCCGTCCGCCATGCGTCGGGAACCGTCCGGAGAGACTGGAATGTCGGCGTTCTCGGCCGGCAGCTCCCGTGTGCCGCGCTCTTCGTCCCGCACCGGCCCGTCCCCGTTCCTCACGCCGGCCCGGGTCCCGCGCCGCGTTGTTTGTAGAGACTGATCGTCACGGTCTTGTCCTCGTCGACGGCGGAGGACACCTTGCCCGCGAGGGCGGACAGGACGGTCCAGGCGAAGGTGTCCCGTGAGGGGGCGTGCCCGTCCGTGGTCGGCGCGGAGACGGTGACTTCCAGCGAGTCGTCGACGAGTCGGAACACGCAACTGAGTACCGAGCCGGGCACGGCCTGCTGGAGCAGGATCGCGCAAGCCTCGTCCACCGCGATGCGCAGGTCCTCGATCTCGTCCAGGGTGAAGTCCAAACGGGCCGCGAGGCCGGCCGTGGCCGTCCGCAGCACCGACAGGTAGGCACCCGCAGCCGGCAGCCGGACTTCCACGAAGTCCTGGGTCGCGGGCTCGCCTGCGATCTGGGACACCCTCACCTCCAAGGTGGTACAAGCTTTTCGGGGCCGAGGGTCGCCCCCCGGGGTAACGCGTGTGTGGTGCAGCGGTGACGCTATCGCGCTCTCAAGTTTCTGTCCCCGGGACCCCAACCCCCTGGCGTCACTCACAGTAAAGCTGTGAACACGCTCCGTGTCTAGGGGTCGGTCGGCCCAAATGGGAACAGGGCGCGCCGGGTTGACGTACCCAGGCGTCAGATGGTCGAACCGTACCCGCCGGACGGCCGGGGCGTCATGGTCTCCTCATACGGGGCTCCTCATACGAGGACATGGTCGACGAAGCACCAGCGCCAGTTCTCGCCGGGTTCGAAGGTCCGCATCACCGGGTGACCCGAATCCTTGTGGTGCTCCGTCGCGTGGCGGCTCGGCGAGGAGTCGCAGCAGCCGACGTGGCCGCAGGTCAGGCACAGCCGAAGTTGCACCGGGTGGGTGCCGTCCCGCAGGCACTCCGGACACGTCTCGCCGAGTGGGACGGGTTCGGGGTGGGGCAGCGCGTCGGCGTGCGTGCACTGTTTCATGATTGCCAGATTACGACGGGCGTGCGGACGACCGCGCGCAAAATCGAGGGCGGGCTGTACATGGACGTGATGCCACTGCTGTTGCTGGTGGCCGGCAGTGCGGCGTTCGCGGCGGCGGCGCGGCGCACCCCGGTGCCCGCGCCGCTGCTGCTGGTGGCGGTCGGCCTGATCGTGTCCTACGTGCCGGGGGTGCCCGACTACACCCTGGACCCGGACGTCGTGCTGCCGCTTCTGCTGCCTCCGCTGCTGTACACGTCGGCCACCGACAGCTCCTATCTCGACCTGCGCGCCCAGCTGCGGCCGGTGGCCCTGCTGTCGGTCGGGTACGTGCTCTTCGCGACCTTCGCCGTCGGCTGGGCCGCCTATCTGATCGTCCCGGGGCTGCCGCTGACGGCGGCGCTGGTGCTGGGCGCGGTGGTGGCGCCGCCGGACGCGGTCGCGGCCACGGCGGTGGCCCGCCGGGTCGGCCTGCCCTCACGGATCACCACCATCCTCCAGGGCGAGTCGCTGCTGAACGACGCCACCGCGATCACCGCCTACAAGGTGGCCCTCGCGGTCGTGGTCGGCGAGGGCGCGTCCTGGGCCGGCGGTATCGAGGAGTTCCTGGTGGCGGCAGTCGGCGGGACCGCCGTCGGCCTGATCCTGATGGCCCCGCTGCACTGGCTGCGCACCCACCTCAAGGAGCCCCTGCTCCAGAACACGCTCTCCCTGCTGATCCCCTTCGTCGCCTACTCGGCGGCCGAGCAGTTCCACGCCTCCGGCGTCATCGCGGTGGTCGTCGTCGCGCTCTACCTGGGCCACCGCGCGTGGGAGGTCGACTTCGCGACCCGCCTCCAGGAGGATGCCGTGTGGAAGATGGTCGCCTTCGTCCTGGAGTCGGCGGTCTTCGCGCTGATCGGCCTCCAGCTCCCGGTCGTCCTGAAGGGTCTCGGCGCCTACGAGGGTGTGGACGCCGCCTGGTACGCCGTCGCGCTGTTCCTCGTGGTCGTGGCGGCGCGCTTCCTGTGGGTGTACCCGGCG
The sequence above is a segment of the Streptomyces asoensis genome. Coding sequences within it:
- a CDS encoding RNA polymerase sigma factor SigF, which translates into the protein MRDEERGTRELPAENADIPVSPDGSRRMADGIDGIPEQARPHPEDDSVSAQAGLPEGAVQGSPRERRIGGSPPGRAEARARQRATGGTMSEHQRDGEQSVPGTQHEPPAAPVPATPVPVPPAPGDRSGARAMFIELRKLENSSAEYAEMRNQLVRMHLPLVEHLARRFRNRGEPLDDLTQVATIGLIKSVDRFDPERGVEFSTYATPTVVGEIKRHFRDKGWAVRVPRRLQELRLALTTATAELSQQHGRSPTVHELAEKLAISEEEVLEGLESANAYSTLSLDVPDTDDESPAVADTLGAEDEALEGVEYRESLKPLLEDLPPREKRILLLRFFGNMTQSQIAQEVGISQMHVSRLLARTLAQLREKLLVEE
- a CDS encoding anti-sigma regulatory factor, whose protein sequence is MSQIAGEPATQDFVEVRLPAAGAYLSVLRTATAGLAARLDFTLDEIEDLRIAVDEACAILLQQAVPGSVLSCVFRLVDDSLEVTVSAPTTDGHAPSRDTFAWTVLSALAGKVSSAVDEDKTVTISLYKQRGAGPGPA
- a CDS encoding UBP-type zinc finger domain-containing protein → MKQCTHADALPHPEPVPLGETCPECLRDGTHPVQLRLCLTCGHVGCCDSSPSRHATEHHKDSGHPVMRTFEPGENWRWCFVDHVLV
- a CDS encoding Na+/H+ antiporter — encoded protein: MDVMPLLLLVAGSAAFAAAARRTPVPAPLLLVAVGLIVSYVPGVPDYTLDPDVVLPLLLPPLLYTSATDSSYLDLRAQLRPVALLSVGYVLFATFAVGWAAYLIVPGLPLTAALVLGAVVAPPDAVAATAVARRVGLPSRITTILQGESLLNDATAITAYKVALAVVVGEGASWAGGIEEFLVAAVGGTAVGLILMAPLHWLRTHLKEPLLQNTLSLLIPFVAYSAAEQFHASGVIAVVVVALYLGHRAWEVDFATRLQEDAVWKMVAFVLESAVFALIGLQLPVVLKGLGAYEGVDAAWYAVALFLVVVAARFLWVYPATFLPRLLSARIRAREENPTWRGPIVIAWAGMRGVVSLAIAFSIPLTVDHGDAPFPHRNLILFLTFTTVIGTLVVQGLSLPPLIRLLKFPEPDPQAATLAEANAQAQASRVAEERLDALLADERNALPPPLADRLRSVLERRRNAVWERLGQVNPVTGETVDDTYRRLSREMISAEREMFVRLRDGRYIDDEMLRTLLRRLDLEEAAAFREAE